In Chelmon rostratus isolate fCheRos1 chromosome 20, fCheRos1.pri, whole genome shotgun sequence, a single window of DNA contains:
- the LOC121623921 gene encoding C-C chemokine receptor type 9-like codes for MDNMEESFTTLMTTETGYTGTDPSDYTDYYDAGPTDITGMCNRGWVRAFRGRYEPPLFWIIFILGAVGNLMVVWIYTMVRNRLKTMTDVYLLNLAVADLLFLCMLPFWAVDAIKGWDFGVGLCKMVSAIYKINFFSSMLLLTCISVDRYIAIVQVTKAQNLKKKRLFYSKLVCLGVWFVSTLLALPEFIFAQVKTNQKGQSFCTLVYWNNVNNRTKILVLSLQICMGFCLPLLVMFLCYSVIIRTLLQARSFEKHKALRVIFVVVFVFVFSQLPFNSLLIVEASQAANTTITDCDTIFGFDVAGQVAKSLAYTHACLNPFLYVFIGVRFRQDLMRILKMCAGSRGLSKTQPVPKRPSVMSDTDTTPALSI; via the exons ATGG ATAACATGGAGGAGTCTTTTACAACTTTAATGACCACAGAAACTGGTTATACTGGAACA GACCCTTCTGACTACACAGATTACTATGATGCAGGACCGACCGACATCACAGGCATGTGCAACAGAGGCTGGGTCAGGGCGTTTCGTGGGCGGTACGAACCACCTCTCTTCTGGATCATCTTCATCCTTGGTGCTGTGGGTAACCTGATGGTGGTTTGGATCTACACCATGGTGCGCAACCGCCTGAAAACAATGACCGACGTGTACCTGCTAAACCTGGCGGTGGCTGACCTCCTCTTCCTGTGCATGCTGCCCTTCTGGGCTGTCGATGCCATCAAGGGCTGGGACTTTGGCGTCGGCCTCTGCAAAATGGTGTCTGCAATTTATAAAATCAACTTCTTCAGCAGCATGCTCCTGCTCACCTGCATTAGTGTCGACCGCTACATTGCTATTGTACAAGTCACCAAAGCCCAGAACCTGAAGAAAAAGAGGCTGTTCTACAGCAAACTTGTCTGCCTGGGTGTCTGGTTTGTCTCCACTCTCCTGGCTCTCCCTGAGTTTATCTTCGCCCAGGTTAAGACCAACCAAAAGGGGCAGTCCTTCTGTACCCTGGTCTACTGGAACAACGTAAACAACCGGACTAAAATCCTGGTGCTGTCCCTGCAGATATGCATGGGCTTCTGCCTTCCTCTCCTAGTTATGTTCCTTTGTTACTCTGTCATCATTCGCACACTTCTGCAGGCCAGGAGCTTTGAAAAGCATAAGGCTCTGCGGGTCatctttgttgtggtttttgtgtttgttttctctcagctgCCGTTCAATAGTCTGCTGATCGTGGAGGCCTCGCAGGCAGCTAATACCACAATCACCGACTGTGACACTATATTTGGTTTTGATGTGGCCGGACAGGTTGCCAAGAGCCTGGCGTACACTCACGCCTGCCTGAACCCGTTCCTGTACGTCTTCATTGGAGTTCGGTTCAGACAAGACCTCATGAGGATTTTGAAGATGTGTGCTGGCAGCAGAGGGCTCAGTAAAACCCAGCCAGTTCCAAAACGTCCCTCGGTCATGTCAGACACTGATACTACCCCTGCTCTTTCCATATAA
- the lztfl1 gene encoding leucine zipper transcription factor-like protein 1 encodes MAEFGFNEHHQNEVINYMRFARSKRVLRLKTIDSCFEELKDSRLVDETFTVDEVREMLDGLQVVVRGEVEMELINTAHTNVLLLRQLFSQAEKFYLRLQSDISELENRELLEQVAEFEKTDFKTTDKINQETSKPKLAPLNEGGVSELLNKEIARLQEENDKLKARLRTLESQAMSALDEKTKAERALKDLQKVQGEQQLAAQSKEISSLEDTVAALREDYERSLSAKAVSQKDLQENLIASKHELLRVQEQLALAEKELEKKFQQTAAYRNMKEILTKKNEQIKEIRKRLQRYEPNE; translated from the exons ATG GCTGAATTTGGGTTTAATGAACACCATCAGAACGAAGTCATCAATTACATGCGATTTGCACGTTCAAAAAGGGTGCTGAGACTAAAGACTATTGACTCATGCTTTGAAGAACTCAAAGACAGCAG GCTGGTGGATGAAACCTTCACAGTGGACGAAGTGAGGGAGATGCTGGATGGCCTGCAGGTGGTGGTGCGTggggaggtggagatggagctcATCAACACAGCCCACACCaatgtgctgctgctcaggcAGCTCTTCTCACAAGCTGAGAAGTTTTACCTTCGACTGCAGAGTGATATCTCAGAGCTGGAGAACAG GGAGCTGCTGGAACAAGTGGCTGAATTTGAGAAGACTGACTTTAAAACCACTGATAAG ATAAACCAGGAAACAAGCAAACCCAAGCTAGCACCCCTGAATGAAGGTGGGGTGTCTGAACTTCTTAACAAG GAGATAGCAAGACTACAGGAGGAAAATGATAAACTGAAAGCTAGGCTGCGGACTTTAGAATCCCAG GCAATGAGTGCACTCGATGAGAAAACCAAGGCAGAGAGGGCTCTGAAAGACCTCCAGAAGGTGCAAGGTGAACAGCAG CTGGCTGCCCAATCCAAGGAGATCAGCAGTCTTGAGGACACAGTTGCAGCTCTGAGGGAGGACTACGAAAGGTCTCTTAGTGCCAAGGCTGTCTCCCAGAAAGATCTGCAGGAAAACCTGATTGCTTCCAAACACGAGCTTCTGCGAGTGCAGGAGCAGCTGGCCTTGGCAGAGAAG GAGTTGGAGAAGAAGTTCCAGCAAACTGCGGCTTACCGTAACATGAAGGAGATACTAACCAAGAAGAATGAGCAGATCAAAGAAATCAGAAAACGATTGCAGAG ATATGAGCCCAATGAATGA